From a region of the Methylomonas rapida genome:
- a CDS encoding ATP-binding protein, translating to MLSHILPKAEISIRENLNWLYILRNLMLFLVVMAVFFAVHGLGIDLPMNQLWLAIFAISILNLYTWLRLRTPEPVTEHEIFSQICMDVLALSYLLYLTGGASNPIIWVFLLPLIVTAIMLPQSYAWNMVIITSCIYTVLIAYNVPLPALAPHAEHHNMSNLTPEMSLRMQLLEDRRYFNLHVFGMWFGFVFSSGLVAFFVVALAKTLKDRERSLAEARESALRDERVVSLGTLAASAAHDMGTPLGTIAILAHELAEDFPDHRFPELNQKLMILQQQVDRCKQALSVMSASAGEMRAESGKVMLVSDYIDEVLNQWRTHKAATKLNLFISPHVNLQAQIIAERTLTHSLINILNNAAEATQDDLGIEFHVDWNSASLSLKIRDFGPGLPSELVDFAGQKPVKSNKQGMGVGLFLTYSTIKRLKGTISFSNLESGGACVEISLPLLTKESEHDGFHG from the coding sequence ATGTTGTCACATATTCTGCCCAAAGCCGAAATTTCGATCCGGGAAAACTTAAACTGGCTGTATATCCTGAGAAACTTGATGCTGTTTTTGGTGGTCATGGCGGTATTCTTTGCCGTACATGGCCTCGGCATCGACTTGCCGATGAATCAATTGTGGCTGGCGATTTTCGCGATTTCGATATTGAACCTGTACACTTGGCTGCGCCTGCGCACACCCGAGCCGGTCACCGAACACGAGATTTTTTCGCAGATCTGCATGGATGTGCTGGCGCTTTCATATTTGCTGTATCTGACCGGCGGTGCTTCCAATCCCATCATCTGGGTGTTTTTATTGCCGCTGATCGTCACCGCGATCATGTTGCCGCAGTCCTATGCCTGGAACATGGTCATCATCACTTCTTGCATCTATACGGTTCTGATCGCCTACAACGTGCCGCTACCCGCCCTGGCACCGCATGCCGAACATCACAACATGTCAAACTTGACGCCGGAAATGAGCCTGCGTATGCAACTGCTGGAAGACCGACGCTATTTCAATTTGCATGTTTTCGGCATGTGGTTCGGTTTTGTGTTTAGCTCCGGTTTGGTGGCATTCTTCGTCGTGGCGCTGGCAAAGACCCTGAAAGACCGCGAGCGCAGCCTGGCGGAAGCCCGCGAAAGCGCCCTGCGCGACGAGCGCGTGGTATCGCTGGGCACGCTAGCGGCAAGCGCGGCTCACGACATGGGCACGCCGTTGGGTACCATAGCCATTCTGGCGCACGAACTGGCCGAGGACTTCCCGGACCACCGCTTTCCCGAGCTAAACCAAAAGCTCATGATATTGCAGCAGCAGGTAGACCGCTGCAAGCAAGCTCTCTCCGTGATGTCTGCCTCGGCCGGTGAAATGCGCGCCGAATCCGGTAAAGTCATGCTGGTCAGCGATTATATCGACGAAGTCCTGAATCAATGGCGCACGCATAAAGCCGCCACCAAGCTCAATCTGTTCATTTCCCCCCACGTGAACTTGCAGGCGCAAATCATCGCCGAGCGCACGCTGACTCATTCCTTGATCAACATCCTGAATAACGCGGCCGAAGCCACTCAAGACGATTTAGGCATAGAATTCCATGTCGATTGGAATTCGGCCTCGCTATCGCTGAAAATCCGGGACTTCGGTCCAGGTTTACCGTCGGAACTGGTCGATTTCGCCGGTCAGAAACCGGTCAAGAGCAATAAACAGGGCATGGGTGTGGGTCTGTTTTTGACGTATAGCACCATCAAACGCTTGAAGGGTACAATAAGCTTCAGCAATCTTGAATCAGGCGGCGCCTGCGTCGAAATCAGTTTACCATTATTGACCAAGGAGAGTGAGCATGACGGCTTCCACGGATAA
- a CDS encoding response regulator transcription factor produces MTASTDKPNLLLVDDDVTFCSVLKPALEKRNFQVTVANDVNTAMQLAEQTEPEYAIIDLRIGYDSGLEMVKKLISLDSNTQIVMLTGFASIATAVEAIKLGAIHYLTKPASPDEIVRALYKNEGDATVAISDNPLSVKRLEWEHLQKVLMQHDGNISAAARALNMHRRTLQRKLEKRPVRE; encoded by the coding sequence ATGACGGCTTCCACGGATAAACCCAATCTATTGCTGGTCGACGATGACGTCACGTTCTGCTCGGTCCTGAAGCCGGCGCTGGAAAAACGCAATTTTCAGGTAACGGTGGCCAACGACGTTAACACAGCCATGCAGTTAGCGGAGCAAACCGAACCCGAGTACGCCATCATCGATTTACGCATCGGTTACGATTCCGGCCTGGAAATGGTGAAAAAACTGATTTCGCTGGACAGCAACACCCAAATCGTCATGTTGACCGGTTTCGCCAGCATTGCCACCGCCGTCGAAGCGATCAAGCTGGGTGCGATTCATTATCTGACCAAACCCGCCAGCCCGGATGAAATCGTCAGGGCGCTCTACAAAAACGAAGGCGATGCCACAGTGGCGATCAGCGACAACCCGCTTTCGGTGAAACGGCTGGAATGGGAACATCTGCAAAAGGTGCTGATGCAGCACGACGGCAATATTTCCGCCGCGGCAAGGGCGCTTAACATGCATAGGCGAACGCTGCAAAGAAAACTGGAAAAACGTCCGGTCCGCGAATAA
- a CDS encoding VanZ family protein, whose product MTNPKMLDVSALLAYCGLIFWLSAQERLPMPAVFDFQDKFLHYAAYFVMGVLAVRALRHFVRSRERITLIAALFCSLYGLSDEWHQSFVPGRDASFSDWLADSIGAVMAVWVMSRFLVSTQKND is encoded by the coding sequence ATGACAAACCCTAAAATGCTCGACGTTTCGGCTCTGTTGGCTTATTGCGGCTTGATCTTTTGGCTGTCCGCCCAAGAGAGGCTGCCGATGCCGGCGGTGTTCGACTTTCAAGACAAATTTCTGCACTATGCGGCCTATTTTGTGATGGGCGTATTGGCCGTCAGAGCCTTGCGTCATTTCGTGCGGTCGCGAGAACGAATCACGCTGATCGCCGCCTTGTTTTGCAGCCTGTACGGCCTGTCCGACGAATGGCACCAGAGTTTCGTACCGGGTAGGGACGCCAGTTTCAGTGACTGGCTGGCCGATAGCATCGGCGCGGTGATGGCCGTATGGGTAATGAGCCGATTTCTGGTTAGCACCCAGAAAAACGACTAA
- the mazG gene encoding nucleoside triphosphate pyrophosphohydrolase, with the protein MSLEKTQALLSLMARLRDPETGCAWDRKQDFNSLIPYTIEEAYEVADAIERNDFQDLRSELGDLLLQVVFHSRIAEERGLFDFEQVAAAIGEKLIRRHPHVFAGVTFASDEQRQQAWEEAKSQERRQKEAEQKTESVLAGVAKSLPALVECEKIQNRAASHGFDWPDTEPVFDKVREELHEVHEAWQSGDQAHIQEEVGDLLLVVVNLSRHLKVNPEIALREATKKFTRRFNYIEKQVEASGRTLRDCELAELDGLWGEAKRVQSKGLNR; encoded by the coding sequence TTGAGTCTGGAAAAAACCCAAGCCTTGTTGAGTCTGATGGCCCGTTTGCGCGATCCGGAAACGGGTTGCGCCTGGGATCGGAAACAGGATTTTAACAGCCTGATTCCCTATACCATCGAAGAAGCCTACGAAGTGGCCGATGCCATAGAGCGCAACGATTTTCAAGATTTGCGTTCCGAGTTGGGCGATTTATTGTTGCAAGTGGTGTTTCACTCCCGCATCGCCGAAGAACGCGGTTTGTTCGATTTCGAGCAAGTGGCCGCCGCGATCGGCGAGAAATTGATCCGTCGTCACCCGCATGTGTTTGCCGGCGTGACTTTCGCATCCGACGAACAGCGGCAACAGGCCTGGGAAGAGGCCAAGTCGCAAGAAAGGCGGCAAAAAGAGGCCGAGCAAAAGACCGAAAGCGTTTTGGCGGGTGTCGCCAAAAGCTTGCCGGCCTTGGTGGAATGCGAAAAAATCCAAAACAGGGCCGCAAGCCACGGCTTCGATTGGCCAGATACCGAGCCGGTGTTCGATAAGGTCAGGGAAGAACTGCATGAGGTCCACGAAGCTTGGCAATCGGGCGATCAAGCCCATATTCAGGAGGAAGTCGGCGATTTATTGCTGGTTGTGGTGAATCTGTCCAGACATCTGAAAGTCAATCCGGAAATCGCCCTGCGCGAAGCGACCAAAAAATTCACGCGTCGTTTCAATTACATCGAGAAACAAGTCGAAGCATCGGGGCGAACCTTGCGGGATTGTGAGCTGGCGGAATTGGATGGCTTGTGGGGCGAAGCCAAACGGGTGCAAAGCAAAGGTCTTAATCGATGA
- a CDS encoding carbohydrate kinase family protein, with translation MSALICGSMAYDTIMVFHDKFKHHILPEKVQILNVSFLVPAIRREFGGCAGNIAYNLQLLKEEPLIMATVGHDFEPYAQWLSQCGISARYIKVLDDHYTGQAYITTDVDDNQITAFHPGAMNFSHLNDVPAAPDISIGIVSPDGKQGMLQHAEQFAEQGIPFIFDPGQGMPMFNGEELLHFLELANYATFNDYESELVQQRTGLTLEQIAEKVDALIITLGGKGSKIYTQGTCIDIPAVTPKQVLDPTGCGDAYRAGLMYGLMNDYDWKVTGRIASLLGAIKIEHNGTQNHVFTMAEFKERYLEVFGSSF, from the coding sequence ATGAGCGCATTAATTTGTGGATCAATGGCTTACGACACCATCATGGTGTTTCACGACAAATTCAAGCATCACATCCTGCCGGAAAAGGTACAAATACTGAACGTATCGTTTTTGGTGCCGGCGATCCGGCGCGAGTTTGGTGGTTGCGCGGGCAATATCGCCTATAACTTGCAACTGTTGAAGGAAGAGCCGTTGATCATGGCCACGGTGGGCCATGACTTTGAACCCTATGCGCAATGGCTCAGCCAATGCGGCATCTCGGCGCGTTATATCAAGGTGCTGGATGATCATTACACCGGCCAGGCCTATATCACCACCGATGTGGATGACAATCAGATTACCGCCTTTCATCCGGGAGCGATGAATTTTTCCCATTTGAACGATGTGCCGGCGGCGCCGGATATTTCCATTGGCATCGTTTCGCCGGACGGCAAACAGGGCATGCTGCAGCACGCGGAACAATTCGCCGAGCAAGGCATACCGTTCATATTCGATCCGGGCCAAGGCATGCCTATGTTCAATGGCGAGGAATTGCTGCATTTCCTCGAGCTGGCCAATTACGCAACTTTCAACGACTATGAATCGGAACTGGTGCAGCAACGTACCGGTTTGACGCTGGAGCAAATTGCCGAAAAAGTCGATGCCTTGATCATCACCTTGGGCGGCAAGGGTTCGAAAATCTATACCCAGGGTACCTGTATCGATATTCCAGCCGTGACGCCCAAGCAAGTGCTCGACCCCACCGGTTGCGGCGATGCCTATCGTGCCGGTTTGATGTATGGGCTGATGAACGATTACGATTGGAAGGTCACGGGGCGGATAGCGTCCTTGTTGGGTGCGATCAAAATCGAACATAACGGCACGCAGAATCATGTGTTCACGATGGCCGAATTCAAGGAACGTTATCTGGAAGTGTTTGGATCGTCATTTTGA
- a CDS encoding diacylglycerol kinase, giving the protein MANQNAKGFKRLINACFFSLAGFKATWRHEEAFRQEVALFIVTTPIALWLGSDGIEKVLLIGSVVLVLLVELLNSAVEAVVDRVGLEHHELSGRAKDIGSAAVMLSLAWAAATWFLLLA; this is encoded by the coding sequence ATGGCCAACCAAAACGCGAAGGGTTTTAAACGTCTAATCAACGCCTGCTTTTTCTCGCTGGCCGGCTTCAAGGCGACTTGGCGGCACGAAGAAGCGTTCCGGCAGGAAGTCGCATTATTTATCGTGACCACGCCCATTGCTCTCTGGCTCGGAAGCGATGGCATCGAAAAAGTTTTGTTGATCGGCAGCGTGGTACTGGTTTTGCTGGTGGAGTTGTTGAATTCGGCGGTGGAAGCGGTTGTCGACCGGGTGGGTTTGGAGCATCATGAGTTGTCCGGGCGGGCCAAGGATATTGGCTCAGCGGCGGTCATGCTGTCGCTGGCGTGGGCGGCCGCGACATGGTTTTTGCTATTGGCATAG
- the gcvH gene encoding glycine cleavage system protein GcvH, whose amino-acid sequence MKNLPENLKYAATHEWAVLEAGDLVRVGITDFAQSELGDIVFIGLPDVGRSVSAKEQIAVVESVKTASDLFSPVTGTVVAVNDAVQDEPEKVNEDAYATWLFRIKVNNPAELDQLMSASAYQSMIEE is encoded by the coding sequence ATGAAAAACTTACCAGAGAATCTGAAATATGCGGCGACCCACGAATGGGCGGTGCTGGAAGCGGGCGATCTCGTACGAGTCGGCATCACCGACTTTGCGCAATCCGAATTGGGCGACATCGTTTTCATAGGTTTGCCGGACGTCGGCAGATCGGTGTCCGCAAAAGAACAGATCGCCGTGGTTGAATCCGTCAAGACGGCTTCCGATTTATTCAGTCCAGTGACTGGCACGGTGGTTGCCGTCAATGACGCGGTGCAGGACGAGCCGGAAAAAGTCAATGAAGATGCCTATGCGACGTGGCTGTTTCGCATCAAGGTGAACAATCCGGCCGAATTGGATCAATTGATGAGTGCTTCGGCTTACCAGAGCATGATAGAAGAATAG
- a CDS encoding efflux RND transporter periplasmic adaptor subunit, giving the protein MTLSIRFACLTFCLLSAPLSLANDDDQALPKHDHAAQTPQSPSVDDDAGLQQYADIKTQPLVSSTIQPEFVAYGVVLGLEPLLALRQQYLAAQSLQDSAAAKYQEADANLSRTRSLHQSDIVSTRRLQEQQAQWQTDKANLATSSYQQQTILAAGRLQWGDTLATWFTQHHDKQAERFLNHRAQLLQITLPANTSLPPGLKSLTVGTQGRRDLAIRATLISQAPQVDPITQGERYFFEYEGHNLPFGTHLNAWIPSGSPGKTGVLIPESAVVWHLGQAHVFIKTAEGQFSRRTLTELVPDKNGYFAAAGFEPGEEIVITGAQTLLSDQLKNLIPNEDKD; this is encoded by the coding sequence ATGACGCTATCGATACGCTTTGCCTGCCTGACTTTCTGCTTACTCAGCGCGCCTTTATCTCTAGCCAATGACGACGATCAGGCCTTGCCGAAACATGATCATGCAGCACAAACGCCCCAGTCGCCATCAGTCGATGACGATGCCGGCTTGCAACAATACGCGGACATCAAAACCCAGCCCTTGGTTTCCAGCACGATTCAGCCCGAGTTTGTCGCCTACGGCGTCGTGCTTGGCCTGGAGCCTTTATTGGCATTACGTCAACAATATTTGGCCGCGCAATCGCTGCAGGACAGCGCCGCGGCCAAATACCAGGAAGCCGATGCGAATTTGAGTCGCACGCGCAGTTTGCATCAAAGTGACATAGTGTCGACTCGCCGCCTGCAAGAACAACAAGCACAATGGCAAACCGACAAAGCCAATCTGGCGACCAGCAGCTATCAACAACAAACCATCTTGGCCGCAGGCCGCCTGCAATGGGGCGATACCTTGGCGACATGGTTCACGCAACATCACGACAAACAGGCGGAACGGTTTTTGAACCACCGCGCGCAGTTGCTACAAATCACGTTACCCGCCAACACATCCCTGCCACCAGGCTTAAAAAGCCTCACGGTAGGCACGCAGGGCCGCCGTGACCTGGCAATTCGCGCGACCTTGATTTCCCAGGCGCCCCAAGTCGATCCCATCACCCAAGGCGAACGCTATTTCTTCGAATACGAAGGACATAATTTGCCCTTCGGCACACATCTCAACGCCTGGATTCCCAGCGGCAGCCCAGGCAAAACCGGCGTGCTCATTCCGGAAAGCGCGGTAGTCTGGCATTTGGGACAAGCCCATGTCTTCATCAAAACCGCAGAAGGCCAATTTAGCCGCCGCACCTTGACGGAACTGGTTCCGGACAAAAACGGATACTTCGCCGCGGCAGGTTTCGAGCCAGGCGAAGAAATCGTGATAACCGGCGCGCAAACCCTGCTATCCGATCAGCTGAAAAACCTGATTCCCAACGAAGACAAGGATTAA
- a CDS encoding MJ1255/VC2487 family glycosyltransferase yields MKIFYGVQGTGNGHITRARVMARELYAAGFEVDFQFSGRPADKYFDMEVFNGYRTKEGLTFNTRKGQVSYLKTALQAKPIQFVKDIASLDLGPYDLVISDFEPVTAWAGKRQKKKVLGIGHQYAFKHDIPRKGSDPLADQVMKHFAPADIGVGLHWHHFGQPILPPIIETPAFPERVQADKIVVYLPFEDPHDVTRYLCPFENFQFHVYSPEVVTSKYSHIEFKPLSREGFQRDLYDCSGIISNAGFELASESLQLGKKILAKPLHAQMEQISNAAALEQLGYGHAMFDLDSAVIEDWLHDPHAVRVTYPNVAKVLVQWLREGMPEIQKDFVESVWNDVEVLQVRR; encoded by the coding sequence ATGAAAATATTTTACGGCGTACAAGGTACTGGTAACGGTCACATTACCAGGGCACGGGTGATGGCGCGCGAACTCTACGCGGCCGGCTTCGAGGTGGATTTTCAGTTCAGCGGCCGGCCCGCGGATAAATATTTCGACATGGAAGTCTTCAATGGCTACCGCACTAAAGAGGGCCTGACCTTCAATACCCGCAAAGGCCAGGTTTCCTATTTGAAAACGGCGTTACAGGCTAAGCCGATCCAGTTTGTCAAAGACATTGCCTCCTTGGACCTTGGGCCTTATGACTTGGTGATCAGCGATTTTGAACCGGTAACCGCCTGGGCCGGCAAAAGACAGAAAAAAAAGGTGCTCGGCATCGGTCATCAATATGCGTTTAAACATGACATTCCACGTAAAGGCTCGGACCCGTTGGCGGACCAGGTCATGAAACATTTTGCTCCGGCCGATATTGGCGTGGGTTTGCATTGGCATCATTTCGGTCAACCGATCTTGCCGCCGATCATAGAGACGCCAGCCTTTCCAGAGCGGGTACAAGCCGACAAAATCGTGGTCTACCTGCCATTTGAAGATCCTCATGATGTCACGCGATATTTGTGTCCGTTCGAGAATTTTCAGTTCCATGTTTATTCGCCCGAAGTCGTGACTTCGAAATACTCGCATATCGAGTTCAAGCCCTTATCGCGGGAAGGGTTTCAACGCGATTTATACGATTGCAGCGGAATCATCAGCAACGCCGGTTTCGAACTGGCCAGCGAATCCTTGCAGCTTGGCAAAAAAATCCTGGCTAAGCCCCTGCATGCGCAGATGGAACAGATTTCCAATGCCGCCGCCTTGGAGCAATTGGGTTATGGCCACGCGATGTTCGATTTGGATAGCGCGGTCATCGAAGACTGGTTGCATGATCCTCACGCCGTGCGGGTGACTTACCCTAATGTCGCCAAGGTTTTGGTGCAATGGCTGCGCGAGGGTATGCCGGAAATCCAGAAAGATTTCGTCGAAAGTGTCTGGAATGACGTCGAAGTTTTACAAGTTAGACGTTAA
- a CDS encoding phosphatase PAP2 family protein — protein sequence MRLMYSIHQFDVRMFIGLNSSGIHANLIRVCRLISWSADGFLYVALALGLYWHQGPSSPLLQSLLLAFALERPVYFVLKNGFKRNRPQQAIQDFRSVITPSDQFSFPSGHTSAACMMATLVSYFFPSVAIGLYFWAVLVGFSRVVLGVHFPTDTLIGMVLGVGIAFFALNYIL from the coding sequence ATGAGATTAATGTATTCGATCCACCAATTCGATGTCCGTATGTTCATCGGTTTGAACAGCAGTGGCATACATGCCAATTTGATCCGTGTTTGCCGATTGATTTCATGGAGCGCCGACGGCTTTTTATATGTGGCGTTGGCGCTTGGATTGTATTGGCATCAAGGACCGAGCTCGCCATTGCTGCAAAGCCTGTTGCTAGCCTTTGCACTGGAAAGGCCTGTCTATTTCGTGTTGAAAAACGGTTTCAAGCGTAATCGGCCACAACAGGCCATCCAGGATTTTCGCAGCGTCATTACGCCTTCCGATCAATTTAGTTTTCCTTCCGGCCATACCTCGGCCGCCTGCATGATGGCGACACTCGTCAGCTATTTCTTCCCTTCTGTGGCGATAGGCCTCTATTTTTGGGCGGTCTTGGTCGGCTTTTCGCGTGTCGTGTTAGGCGTGCATTTTCCGACCGACACCCTGATAGGCATGGTGTTGGGTGTTGGCATCGCATTCTTCGCTCTCAACTACATTTTATGA
- a CDS encoding TNT domain-containing protein, with the protein MGAFLPMIDLSMMAVDDVPAGGIGKSCPVTKGTSKELTTFFPPNNGFLGSTTKTTLQPGQTIDRFGGSDVSRFFSPIGTPAAMRALPPGTAQQPLRTFEVLKPIGVESGQVAPAFNQIGLGTQFRASQQLGELLEQGFLREVTK; encoded by the coding sequence TTGGGTGCCTTTTTACCAATGATCGATTTATCGATGATGGCGGTCGATGATGTACCGGCTGGTGGCATTGGTAAATCTTGTCCGGTTACAAAGGGGACATCTAAAGAACTAACAACATTCTTTCCACCTAATAACGGCTTCTTAGGTTCTACAACCAAAACGACGTTACAGCCGGGACAAACCATAGACCGATTTGGTGGGAGTGACGTATCTCGTTTCTTCTCTCCTATAGGTACTCCGGCAGCAATGAGGGCCCTTCCTCCTGGTACTGCACAACAGCCGCTAAGAACTTTTGAAGTTTTAAAGCCCATTGGTGTTGAATCTGGTCAAGTAGCACCGGCGTTTAACCAGATAGGTTTGGGAACACAATTCAGAGCCAGCCAACAACTTGGTGAACTCTTAGAGCAAGGTTTCTTGAGGGAGGTCACCAAATGA
- a CDS encoding Imm58 family immunity protein: MQVITRIPWVICVLLIGIILWLAFKIIDQSVTLDYQKQYANQIAEQRNLLAKVVNSTSIGASESKVRDLINSVAKDSSFEKGKEEIVAAQISFFFKEGKLTHIEADSD, encoded by the coding sequence ATGCAAGTAATTACTCGTATTCCTTGGGTTATATGCGTTCTTCTAATTGGGATTATTCTTTGGCTGGCTTTTAAAATCATTGATCAATCTGTGACTCTTGATTACCAAAAGCAGTATGCAAACCAAATCGCTGAGCAACGCAATTTGTTAGCAAAAGTTGTAAATTCAACAAGTATTGGCGCATCAGAAAGTAAAGTGCGAGATTTGATTAACTCGGTAGCAAAGGATTCCAGTTTTGAGAAAGGGAAAGAAGAAATAGTGGCTGCACAAATTTCGTTTTTCTTTAAAGAGGGCAAGCTTACTCACATTGAGGCTGATAGCGATTGA